In Oscillatoria acuminata PCC 6304, a single window of DNA contains:
- a CDS encoding restriction endonuclease translates to MDYLEIDALVNGIIGSSEAVKQDLGRRLAAHLGLNPGQAGKDGGIDGDGILNQKRIYFQCKLYRTPLDASFTADFCGNLVIHKADIGIMLSGVGYTEGYSTRLQKFHNNYPQSITTHLLKLEDIFAETLVFEKAKLDLPQLRDLRDGYFD, encoded by the coding sequence ATGGATTATTTAGAAATAGATGCTTTAGTGAATGGAATTATCGGTTCTAGTGAAGCCGTTAAGCAAGATTTAGGGCGACGTTTGGCGGCTCACCTAGGGTTGAATCCGGGTCAAGCTGGAAAAGATGGGGGCATCGATGGGGATGGTATCCTGAACCAAAAACGCATTTATTTTCAATGCAAACTTTATCGGACTCCTTTAGATGCGTCCTTTACTGCCGATTTTTGTGGAAATTTAGTGATTCATAAAGCCGATATTGGAATCATGTTATCGGGGGTTGGCTATACTGAAGGCTACTCAACCCGGTTACAAAAATTTCATAATAATTATCCTCAGAGCATTACCACCCATCTCTTAAAACTTGAAGATATTTTTGCAGAAACCCTGGTTTTTGAGAAAGCTAAGTTAGATTTGCCTCAACTTCGAGATTTGAGGGACGGATACTTTGATTAA
- a CDS encoding ParA family protein → MIILCTHNKGGVGKTSLAIHIAGVLLNRGDSVLLVDCDTQANLWDFFTKGQPQTKLKDSYELENSKVILNKDRESIKKEANPIYFDHVVLDIDSPLENTVKIIVGNHPDLILVPINISQKTLGLRLLPRTLKVISTLGKTMEFNPQVIIVPLGITAKSIEDVLSKIDSNDKPKNCRIAEEMENLQNEIQDTTFVNYEYIWEKEGYAKLFDYYLALIG, encoded by the coding sequence TTGATTATTCTATGTACGCATAATAAAGGCGGTGTGGGAAAAACTTCTTTAGCCATTCATATCGCCGGTGTTTTGCTTAACAGGGGAGATAGCGTTCTCCTGGTTGATTGTGACACTCAAGCCAATCTTTGGGATTTTTTTACAAAAGGTCAGCCTCAAACCAAGCTAAAAGATTCATACGAACTAGAAAATAGCAAGGTAATTCTTAATAAAGATAGAGAATCTATCAAGAAAGAAGCCAATCCAATTTATTTTGATCATGTCGTTTTAGATATTGATAGCCCTCTTGAAAACACGGTTAAAATTATTGTGGGTAATCACCCAGATTTAATTTTAGTTCCAATTAATATATCTCAAAAAACCCTAGGTCTGCGTCTTTTACCGAGAACTTTGAAGGTGATTTCTACACTCGGAAAGACAATGGAATTTAACCCCCAGGTTATCATTGTGCCTCTTGGTATTACAGCTAAATCAATTGAAGATGTTCTATCCAAAATTGACTCTAATGACAAACCCAAAAATTGCAGAATTGCAGAAGAGATGGAAAATTTACAAAATGAAATTCAAGATACAACTTTTGTAAATTATGAGTACATTTGGGAAAAAGAGGGTTATGCTAAATTATTTGATTATTACTTAGCCTTGATTGGATGA
- a CDS encoding TIGR03279 family radical SAM protein: MSESSIRPAIITKVIPDSIAAEIGFEPGDAIVSINQQKPRDLIDYQFLCSDELLELEVIDTRGKTHQLEIEKDYDEDLGLEFESALFDGLIQCNNRCPFCFIDQKPPGMRDTLYLKDDDYRLSFLYGSYLTLTNLSQKEWNRIEQMRLSPLYVSVHATEAEIRTRLLKNPRASQILDQLKWFEEKRLQIHAQVVVCPGINDGKHLETTLLDLAKFGRGDIPAVASVAVVPVGLTRFRPEEDELIPVTAEKAREVIQQVQALQPKFRKTLGSNFAWLADEWFLIAGEEVPLDSDYEDYPQIGNGVGSIRQFLDEFEAIATELLPTKVSPPRQFTWVVGNAVEKAFQPIVDRLNSVEGLQIEMVALCSNFWGQTMSVTGVLTGQDLLTGLQNKKLGDAILLPDVMLKHGETKFLDNMTVEDLAVQLKTPILPVSGIDGLILGCINGTSELAEMSK; encoded by the coding sequence ATGAGTGAATCTTCCATCCGTCCCGCCATCATTACCAAAGTGATTCCCGACTCCATCGCCGCCGAAATTGGATTTGAACCTGGCGATGCGATCGTTTCCATCAACCAACAAAAACCCCGAGACTTAATTGATTATCAATTCCTCTGTTCCGATGAACTCCTGGAACTCGAAGTCATCGACACCCGAGGCAAAACCCATCAATTAGAAATCGAAAAAGACTACGATGAAGACCTCGGACTGGAATTTGAATCCGCCTTATTTGATGGACTAATTCAATGCAATAATCGCTGTCCCTTCTGCTTCATCGACCAAAAACCCCCAGGAATGCGAGATACCCTCTATCTCAAAGACGATGACTATCGCCTCAGCTTTCTCTATGGTTCCTACCTCACCCTCACCAACCTCAGTCAAAAAGAGTGGAATCGCATCGAACAAATGCGTCTCTCTCCCCTCTATGTTTCCGTCCATGCCACGGAAGCAGAAATTCGCACTCGCCTATTAAAAAATCCGCGCGCCAGCCAGATTCTCGACCAATTAAAGTGGTTTGAAGAAAAACGCCTACAAATTCATGCTCAAGTCGTCGTTTGTCCCGGCATTAATGATGGAAAACATCTCGAAACCACCCTCTTAGACTTAGCCAAATTTGGCAGAGGAGACATTCCTGCCGTCGCATCCGTCGCCGTCGTCCCAGTCGGCTTAACCCGCTTTCGTCCCGAGGAAGATGAACTCATCCCCGTCACCGCCGAAAAAGCCCGAGAAGTCATCCAACAAGTCCAAGCCTTACAACCCAAATTCCGCAAAACATTAGGGTCAAACTTTGCCTGGTTAGCCGATGAATGGTTTCTCATCGCTGGGGAAGAAGTCCCCCTAGACTCTGACTATGAAGACTATCCCCAAATCGGCAATGGCGTCGGTTCCATTCGTCAATTCTTAGATGAATTTGAGGCGATCGCCACGGAATTACTGCCGACCAAGGTATCTCCTCCGCGACAATTCACCTGGGTCGTGGGAAATGCTGTAGAAAAAGCCTTTCAACCGATTGTAGACCGCCTCAACTCCGTAGAAGGATTACAGATAGAAATGGTAGCCCTCTGTAGCAATTTCTGGGGACAAACCATGAGCGTGACTGGCGTTTTAACAGGACAAGATTTGCTCACCGGGTTGCAAAATAAAAAGTTAGGCGATGCAATTTTGCTGCCCGATGTTATGTTAAAACATGGAGAAACTAAGTTTTTAGATAATATGACCGTGGAGGATTTGGCCGTTCAATTAAAAACGCCGATATTGCCGGTGAGTGGCATTGATGGACTAATTTTAGGCTGTATTAATGGGACTTCAGAGTTGGCGGAAATGTCAAAATAA
- a CDS encoding trifunctional serine/threonine-protein kinase/ATP-binding protein/sensor histidine kinase translates to MMLSVPGYQILAQIYESSNTLVYRGRREFDGQPVILKVLHKDYPTDQELASYQQEYELIRSFNLNGVIKAYSLDKYQNTLMMSLEDFGGESLRQLITSQKFTFLGFLNLAIKIAESLAELHSANIIHKDINPANIAFNPVTGQLKVIDFSISKVLTREESTVEKSDALEGTLAYMSPEQTGRMNRSLDRRSDFYSLGVTLYELLSDRLPFETTDAIELVHCHIAIEPVPPHHHNPEIPKALSDIILKLLAKSPEDRYQSAWGLKADLEECLSQLRTTGTISEFPLGRMDISDKFQIPQKLYGRQSEVERFMNAFERVMGGHTEMILVGGYSGIGKSALVDEIKHKIKQKKGYFISGKFDQFQRYVPYSAIVSAFSDLVEQLLTESEKQLEIWKDKLLNALGSNGQIIIDVIPEVELIIGHQHPVPQLGPSESQNRFNLVFQNFIRVFCTPQNPLVIFLDDLQWADSATLKLIELMMTDEQTRYLFPIGAYRDNEVNPTHPLTLTLDGLRKQGATINQMTLTQLGIDQITQLISETLHQDRTRVQPLAELVVQKTQGNPFFVNQFLKTLYQENLLTFNPNAGTNQIGGWQWDIEQIRAVGITDNVVELMVSKLRKLPEATQEVLRLGSCLGNQFDLNTLSLIYAKESFGTFSDMSPAIAEGLILPITPEEVTDPSSINPLLILTYKFLHDRVQQAAYALIEDSQKKAVHLQIGRMLVASTPEEYWADKIFELVDHLNVGRSLIDEEAEIIELATLNLEAAKKAKNATAYVAAQQYLKAGMDRLTETIWDRDYDLALELYKQRSQVEYLNGNFEESETFIKEILDRTPSVLEKAEVKNLLLLQYVLRGEYHQGIKTGREALALLGIELPETDLQGAIGAEFAAAKSKWEGQEIARLIDEPQTTRPETKTALKLLTTVAPSAYLIDPQLWIAIVLKGVNLSLEYGSIPESCLSFTNYGVLLNSVLGDYKSGYEFGLLALNLIEKWGSLELKSKACAGFANSLSFWFKHIKESNILNKEGYQASLESGDLEYAGYILHNTVLNSFFQGQNLPQISKETTPCIQFAQKTKNQISSDLALGLQLTLFNLMKITPDPLEFLCDETSEAEYLASCYQDNKFYALCSYLIRKLQVLYLYNRLEEAKTCALEAEKYLLYITGTLPTTDYNFYHSLLLCAVYAQASLEEQTEYQQKIAANQQQMKVWADNCPDNFEHKYLLVAAELARISGDEEEALDLYDRAIESARNYEFIQNEALANELAAQYWFQRNKQKYGRVHLQEAYYGYQRWGAVRKVTELEAIYPQLLTKSPRTSGAIDTRTTAIHTTTDNHAGILDLASVMKASQAISGEIVLDKLLAKLMKISIENAGAQKGCLILPAEGNLTIAAEASVDREEVIVAQSAWGTLGGRSLEPDQVPVTIINYVERTKSDVVLTDAASEGKFTADPYIISHNLKSVLCLPILDRGQLIGILYLENNLTTGAFTSNRLEVLRLLSAQAAISLENALLYASVEQKVQQRTQELNEKNTRLEQTLHELQRTQAQLIQSEKMSGLGQMVAGVAHEINNPVGFIYGNLTPASQYVQDLLNLIQTYQQEYPNPTPIITETLEELDLEFLVEDLQKLLDSMKGGAERIRNIVLSLRNFARHDEADMKPVDIHEGIQSTLMILQPRLRCEGKQRGIEVIEDYATLPRVTCYASELNQVFMNILSNAIYALEKDENIATPTIQIRTELSSRNSAIVRISDNGPGMSDEVLRRIFDPFFTTKPVGSGTGLGLSISYQIVVEAHGGELTCTSAPGSGTEFVIEIPLQPRVRFS, encoded by the coding sequence ATGATGCTATCGGTTCCAGGCTATCAAATTCTTGCCCAAATTTACGAAAGTTCCAATACCCTGGTCTATCGAGGACGTAGAGAGTTCGATGGACAACCCGTTATCCTGAAAGTTCTCCATAAAGACTATCCCACGGACCAAGAACTGGCCAGTTATCAACAAGAATATGAATTAATTCGGTCTTTTAATTTAAACGGTGTTATTAAAGCCTATAGCCTAGACAAATATCAAAATACCTTAATGATGAGCCTAGAGGATTTTGGGGGAGAATCCTTAAGGCAGTTAATCACCTCTCAAAAATTTACCTTCCTTGGATTTCTCAACCTTGCCATTAAAATCGCCGAAAGTTTGGCGGAACTGCACTCGGCTAATATTATTCACAAAGATATTAATCCGGCCAATATCGCCTTTAACCCCGTGACGGGACAACTCAAAGTTATTGACTTTAGTATCTCTAAGGTATTGACCCGAGAAGAGTCCACGGTGGAAAAGTCCGATGCTTTAGAGGGGACTTTGGCTTATATGTCCCCCGAACAAACCGGCAGAATGAACCGATCGCTCGATCGCCGCAGTGATTTTTACTCCCTAGGGGTGACTCTGTATGAACTTCTGAGCGATCGCCTGCCCTTTGAAACCACCGATGCGATCGAATTAGTCCATTGTCACATTGCGATCGAGCCCGTTCCTCCCCATCACCATAACCCAGAGATTCCCAAAGCCCTCTCGGACATCATCCTCAAACTCCTAGCCAAAAGTCCCGAAGACCGCTATCAAAGCGCCTGGGGGCTAAAAGCCGATTTAGAAGAATGTCTCAGCCAACTCAGAACCACCGGGACCATTTCCGAGTTCCCCCTAGGACGGATGGATATTTCCGATAAATTTCAAATTCCCCAAAAATTGTATGGGAGGCAATCGGAAGTCGAACGATTTATGAACGCCTTTGAACGGGTGATGGGCGGGCATACCGAAATGATTTTAGTCGGCGGATATTCCGGAATTGGCAAATCTGCCCTCGTCGATGAAATTAAACATAAAATCAAGCAGAAAAAAGGCTATTTTATTTCGGGTAAATTTGACCAATTTCAGCGATATGTTCCCTACTCAGCCATTGTCAGTGCCTTTTCTGATTTAGTCGAGCAACTCTTAACCGAAAGTGAAAAACAGCTTGAAATTTGGAAAGACAAGCTCTTAAATGCCCTCGGTTCTAACGGGCAAATTATTATTGATGTCATCCCCGAAGTTGAGTTGATTATCGGTCACCAACATCCCGTACCTCAACTCGGACCGAGTGAATCTCAGAACCGATTTAATTTAGTATTTCAAAATTTTATTCGGGTCTTTTGTACCCCACAAAATCCCTTAGTCATTTTCCTGGATGACTTACAGTGGGCAGATTCAGCCACACTCAAGCTCATTGAGTTAATGATGACCGATGAACAGACCCGATACTTATTTCCCATTGGAGCCTACCGAGATAACGAAGTCAACCCCACTCATCCTTTGACCCTCACCTTGGATGGATTGCGGAAACAAGGGGCGACGATTAATCAAATGACCTTAACACAGTTGGGGATTGACCAAATCACCCAACTGATTAGTGAGACGTTGCATCAAGACCGGACTAGGGTACAACCCTTGGCAGAATTAGTGGTGCAGAAAACCCAAGGGAATCCCTTCTTTGTCAATCAATTTTTGAAGACGCTGTATCAAGAAAACCTGCTCACCTTTAATCCCAATGCGGGTACAAACCAAATTGGAGGATGGCAATGGGATATTGAGCAAATTAGGGCGGTCGGAATTACGGATAATGTAGTCGAATTGATGGTGAGCAAATTGCGGAAGCTGCCAGAAGCGACCCAGGAAGTGCTCCGTCTAGGGTCATGTTTGGGGAACCAATTTGACTTAAATACCCTGTCGTTAATTTATGCGAAGGAATCCTTTGGGACATTTTCTGATATGTCCCCGGCGATCGCTGAGGGATTAATCCTGCCCATCACCCCGGAAGAAGTCACAGACCCCAGTTCGATTAATCCGCTATTAATTCTCACTTACAAGTTTTTACATGACCGAGTACAGCAGGCAGCTTATGCTTTAATTGAAGACTCGCAAAAAAAGGCAGTCCACCTGCAAATTGGCCGGATGTTAGTCGCCAGTACCCCAGAAGAATATTGGGCGGATAAAATCTTTGAATTGGTGGATCATTTGAATGTAGGCCGATCGCTGATTGACGAAGAGGCGGAAATCATCGAATTGGCGACTTTAAATTTAGAAGCTGCCAAAAAAGCTAAAAATGCCACCGCCTATGTTGCAGCGCAGCAATATTTAAAAGCAGGAATGGACCGTCTCACGGAAACCATTTGGGACCGCGATTATGACTTAGCCTTGGAACTTTATAAACAGCGTTCACAGGTGGAGTATCTCAATGGCAACTTTGAAGAATCGGAAACTTTTATCAAAGAAATTCTCGACCGGACTCCATCGGTTTTAGAAAAGGCAGAAGTCAAGAATTTGCTGTTATTGCAATATGTCTTGCGCGGTGAATATCACCAAGGGATAAAAACCGGACGAGAAGCCCTAGCACTCCTGGGAATTGAGTTACCGGAGACCGATTTACAAGGGGCGATCGGGGCTGAATTTGCTGCCGCCAAATCTAAATGGGAAGGGCAAGAGATTGCCCGGTTAATCGATGAACCTCAGACCACTCGACCCGAGACCAAAACTGCCTTAAAACTGCTCACAACTGTTGCCCCGTCAGCCTACTTGATTGACCCGCAACTCTGGATTGCGATCGTCCTCAAAGGGGTGAATCTATCTCTGGAGTATGGCAGCATCCCCGAATCTTGTCTTTCCTTTACCAACTATGGAGTCTTGCTCAATTCAGTATTGGGAGACTATAAATCCGGCTATGAATTTGGATTATTAGCCCTTAATTTGATTGAAAAATGGGGAAGCCTTGAACTGAAAAGTAAAGCCTGTGCTGGATTTGCTAATAGCTTGAGTTTTTGGTTTAAACATATCAAAGAATCCAACATCCTCAACAAAGAAGGATATCAAGCATCCTTGGAATCCGGGGATTTAGAATATGCGGGCTATATTCTCCATAATACAGTTCTCAATTCCTTTTTCCAGGGACAAAACCTCCCTCAAATTAGTAAGGAGACCACTCCTTGTATTCAGTTTGCCCAAAAAACGAAGAATCAAATTTCAAGTGACCTCGCTTTGGGGTTGCAACTGACCCTCTTTAATTTAATGAAAATCACACCGGACCCACTAGAATTTTTATGTGACGAAACCAGCGAAGCCGAGTATTTAGCCAGTTGTTATCAGGACAACAAATTTTATGCCCTCTGTAGTTATTTAATCCGGAAGTTACAGGTCCTCTATCTCTATAATCGCCTAGAGGAAGCCAAGACTTGTGCCTTAGAAGCGGAAAAATACCTGCTGTATATTACCGGCACTCTGCCCACGACTGACTATAATTTTTATCACTCTCTGCTGTTATGTGCAGTCTATGCACAGGCATCACTGGAAGAACAAACGGAATATCAGCAAAAAATCGCTGCCAATCAACAACAGATGAAAGTTTGGGCGGACAATTGTCCCGATAACTTTGAACATAAATATCTGTTAGTGGCAGCGGAACTCGCCCGGATTTCGGGAGATGAAGAGGAAGCCCTCGACTTGTACGATCGCGCCATAGAATCCGCCCGCAACTATGAGTTTATCCAAAACGAAGCCTTAGCCAATGAACTGGCAGCACAATATTGGTTCCAACGGAATAAACAAAAATATGGCCGAGTTCACTTGCAGGAAGCCTACTATGGATATCAACGCTGGGGTGCAGTGAGAAAAGTCACCGAACTAGAGGCAATTTATCCGCAATTACTGACCAAATCGCCGAGAACTTCGGGGGCGATCGACACCCGCACCACCGCGATTCATACCACCACCGACAATCATGCCGGCATCCTAGATTTAGCCTCAGTAATGAAAGCATCCCAAGCCATTTCCGGAGAAATTGTTCTGGATAAATTGCTGGCAAAACTGATGAAAATTTCCATCGAAAATGCCGGTGCACAAAAAGGCTGTTTAATCTTACCCGCAGAAGGTAACCTGACCATTGCTGCTGAAGCGTCCGTCGATCGCGAAGAAGTGATTGTCGCTCAATCTGCATGGGGAACTCTGGGAGGGCGATCGCTCGAACCGGATCAAGTCCCCGTCACCATCATCAACTATGTTGAACGGACCAAATCCGATGTCGTCCTCACCGATGCCGCCAGCGAAGGCAAATTCACCGCAGACCCTTATATTATTTCCCATAACTTAAAATCCGTCCTCTGCCTCCCCATCCTCGATCGCGGTCAATTAATCGGCATCCTCTACTTAGAAAATAATCTCACCACGGGAGCTTTTACCAGCAACCGCTTAGAAGTCTTAAGACTCCTCTCAGCACAAGCGGCAATTTCTCTAGAAAATGCGCTCTTATATGCCTCCGTTGAACAGAAAGTCCAACAACGCACCCAGGAGTTAAACGAAAAAAATACCCGCCTCGAACAAACTTTACACGAACTCCAACGCACCCAAGCGCAACTGATTCAAAGCGAAAAAATGTCCGGACTCGGACAAATGGTTGCCGGGGTTGCTCATGAAATTAACAATCCCGTGGGATTCATTTATGGCAACCTCACCCCCGCCTCCCAATATGTCCAAGACTTGCTCAATTTAATTCAAACTTATCAGCAGGAATATCCCAATCCCACCCCAATTATTACCGAAACCCTGGAAGAACTTGACCTAGAGTTTCTCGTGGAAGACTTGCAGAAACTGCTCGATTCCATGAAAGGAGGAGCAGAACGGATTCGCAATATTGTCCTGTCCCTGCGAAACTTTGCGCGCCATGATGAAGCGGATATGAAACCCGTGGATATTCATGAAGGCATCCAGAGTACCTTGATGATTTTGCAACCGCGACTGCGATGCGAAGGCAAACAACGGGGAATTGAGGTGATTGAAGACTATGCCACCTTACCCCGAGTCACCTGTTATGCCTCGGAACTGAATCAAGTGTTCATGAATATTTTGAGTAATGCGATTTATGCATTAGAAAAGGACGAAAACATAGCGACACCCACGATTCAGATTCGCACCGAACTCAGTAGTCGCAACTCGGCGATCGTCCGTATTTCCGATAATGGTCCGGGAATGAGCGATGAAGTATTAAGGCGGATTTTTGACCCCTTTTTCACCACCAAACCTGTCGGTTCAGGGACGGGTTTAGGGTTATCCATCAGCTATCAAATTGTTGTCGAAGCACATGGCGGAGAACTCACCTGTACCAGTGCACCGGGAAGCGGGACCGAATTTGTCATTGAGATTCCCCTGCAACCGCGAGTAAGGTTTAGTTAA
- a CDS encoding undecaprenyl-diphosphate phosphatase: protein MGLSRNQYFTLGSFCAIGMAIATTTKALSSELLGSSRVTEITTSLAGLTSSPQILAATETASDIMEITEPETQINLFQAIVLGFVQGMTEFIPISSTAHLQVVPIALGWGDPGVAFSAILQLGSIGSVLWYFWPDLSTLANGAVRGLVRREYDDQDFRIVLGILVGSVPIIVFGLIVKYVIPEFYDQNLRTITAIAVVSIAMAILLGIAERFGVRKRNFGQLSLQDGLLMGLAQVLALVPGFSRSGSTITAGLFMGLDRTTAARFSFLLGIPAITLAGLVELKDLLTSNLDSIGMVPLVGGLISSALFSYLSIAWLINFLKTQSTWVFIWYRIAFGSAILVALSLGWIQP, encoded by the coding sequence ATGGGACTATCACGCAATCAGTATTTCACCCTAGGGAGTTTCTGTGCCATCGGCATGGCGATCGCCACCACCACCAAAGCACTCAGCAGCGAATTACTAGGGTCCAGTCGCGTTACTGAAATCACCACTTCCCTAGCGGGGTTGACTTCGAGTCCGCAAATCTTGGCCGCGACTGAAACCGCCTCGGACATAATGGAGATTACCGAACCGGAAACCCAGATCAATCTATTTCAGGCGATCGTCCTCGGGTTCGTCCAGGGAATGACCGAATTTATCCCGATTAGCAGTACCGCCCATTTACAAGTCGTCCCTATAGCCCTGGGTTGGGGAGATCCCGGAGTTGCCTTCAGTGCTATCCTGCAACTAGGTAGCATCGGGTCCGTGCTCTGGTATTTTTGGCCTGATTTGAGTACCCTAGCCAATGGAGCAGTGCGGGGGCTGGTGCGGCGTGAATATGATGATCAGGACTTTCGGATTGTCCTGGGCATTCTCGTGGGATCAGTGCCCATTATTGTATTTGGGTTAATTGTCAAATATGTGATTCCGGAATTTTACGACCAAAATCTTCGGACTATCACCGCGATCGCCGTTGTCTCGATCGCGATGGCAATTTTACTCGGGATTGCCGAACGCTTTGGGGTGCGAAAACGCAACTTTGGACAACTCAGTCTCCAAGATGGACTATTGATGGGCCTCGCCCAGGTCCTCGCCTTAGTTCCCGGGTTCTCTCGGTCCGGTTCTACCATCACTGCCGGATTATTTATGGGGTTAGATCGCACCACTGCCGCCCGCTTTTCCTTTTTGCTTGGCATTCCGGCGATTACCTTAGCTGGATTAGTCGAACTCAAGGATCTGCTGACCTCTAATTTGGACAGCATCGGCATGGTCCCTCTGGTGGGAGGATTGATTTCATCCGCCCTCTTTTCCTATCTGTCCATCGCGTGGCTGATTAATTTCTTAAAAACCCAGAGTACCTGGGTTTTTATCTGGTATCGCATAGCCTTTGGCAGTGCCATTTTAGTTGCTCTGAGTTTGGGTTGGATACAACCCTAG
- a CDS encoding DUF3120 domain-containing protein: MKSVSLSLDHSFSPIGIGQRWRMFAAAAFLVSVPVFFEAPLVRHLPLLAVALSVGWLGLAQGLRSRDGGQIWGDLLIGFTGSWLAGAIYWGWFRWEPLLHLPLEAVGLPVALWCLWRGQLAIGSWFYLGSLFGTTVTDIYFYVVNLIPHWRQLMQVEPELAIPIFQSALAIVNTPWGCGWAAVLGILLLGVGSLPLRSAGLKWWAFGGAVLSTIVVDSLFWLAALAA, translated from the coding sequence GTGAAATCTGTAAGCCTCAGTCTTGATCATTCGTTTAGCCCCATCGGGATCGGTCAACGGTGGCGGATGTTTGCCGCTGCCGCCTTTCTGGTCTCGGTCCCCGTCTTCTTTGAAGCCCCTTTAGTGCGGCATCTGCCACTACTGGCGGTTGCCCTGAGTGTGGGGTGGTTAGGGCTGGCGCAAGGGTTGCGATCGCGAGATGGCGGGCAGATTTGGGGTGATTTATTAATTGGATTTACCGGCAGTTGGTTGGCGGGAGCCATTTACTGGGGATGGTTTCGATGGGAACCCTTGCTGCACTTACCCCTAGAGGCAGTCGGACTACCCGTGGCCCTGTGGTGTTTGTGGCGCGGTCAACTGGCGATCGGCAGTTGGTTTTATTTAGGTTCCTTATTTGGCACCACCGTCACCGATATTTATTTTTATGTAGTAAACTTAATTCCGCACTGGCGACAGTTGATGCAAGTCGAACCAGAACTGGCGATTCCGATTTTTCAGAGTGCCCTGGCGATCGTCAACACCCCCTGGGGTTGTGGTTGGGCTGCGGTACTGGGCATCCTATTATTAGGAGTCGGGAGTTTACCCTTGCGCTCTGCTGGGCTAAAATGGTGGGCGTTTGGGGGTGCAGTATTGAGTACAATTGTTGTAGACAGCTTGTTTTGGCTGGCAGCCCTAGCCGCCTGA
- a CDS encoding adenylate/guanylate cyclase domain-containing protein yields MANLPPTPHLVLRTEAGNRYLPLMGGNCWTIGRSEDNNFAIGDRWMSRAHAMLQCMDTGDFYLIDLGSRNGSFVNGRRVSIPVILHNGDRLTFGQTDLEFFCPSTDISECSEELGTAKDFTVTAALHVRRLISVMVVDIRNFTVLTQQLDEKILSEVIGTWFRCAGNIIRDRGSWVDKYIGDAVMAVWFHSTQEVSDEEMLRIFQALNSLYEITEDLNKRYPLPFPLRIGAGVNTGYGMVGNTGSGDRPDYTALGDTVNAAFRLESATKEIGLDIALGETTYKYCRTVPGHEDLFKQHSVHLKGYEKPTITYACSFANLDAFLRSQAANR; encoded by the coding sequence GTGGCAAATCTCCCACCCACTCCTCATCTTGTACTGCGAACTGAAGCAGGGAACCGCTATCTCCCGTTAATGGGAGGTAACTGCTGGACCATTGGACGAAGTGAAGATAATAATTTCGCGATCGGGGACCGCTGGATGTCCCGCGCCCATGCCATGTTGCAATGCATGGATACGGGGGATTTTTATCTCATCGACCTGGGCAGCCGCAATGGATCCTTTGTCAATGGCCGGCGAGTCAGTATCCCGGTCATCTTGCACAATGGCGATCGCCTGACTTTCGGACAAACTGACCTAGAATTCTTCTGCCCCTCGACCGATATCAGCGAATGCTCGGAAGAGTTAGGGACTGCCAAGGATTTTACCGTCACTGCCGCCTTGCACGTGCGCCGGTTAATCTCGGTGATGGTGGTTGATATCCGCAATTTCACCGTTTTAACCCAACAACTGGATGAGAAAATCCTCTCAGAAGTGATTGGCACCTGGTTCCGCTGTGCCGGAAATATTATTCGCGATCGCGGCAGTTGGGTCGATAAATATATCGGCGATGCCGTCATGGCAGTCTGGTTTCACAGCACCCAAGAAGTCAGTGACGAAGAGATGCTGCGAATTTTCCAAGCCCTCAATTCCTTGTATGAGATTACCGAAGACCTCAACAAACGTTATCCCCTACCCTTTCCCCTGCGAATTGGGGCCGGAGTGAATACGGGCTATGGCATGGTGGGCAATACCGGATCTGGCGATCGCCCAGACTACACCGCATTAGGAGATACCGTTAACGCCGCCTTTCGCTTAGAGTCCGCCACCAAAGAGATTGGCCTAGATATTGCCCTGGGTGAAACGACCTATAAATACTGTCGGACCGTCCCTGGACATGAGGACTTGTTCAAGCAGCATAGCGTCCATCTCAAGGGCTACGAGAAGCCGACCATCACCTATGCTTGCTCCTTCGCCAACTTGGATGCGTTTTTGCGTTCTCAGGCCGCCAACCGCTAA